The following are encoded in a window of Oncorhynchus mykiss isolate Arlee chromosome 11, USDA_OmykA_1.1, whole genome shotgun sequence genomic DNA:
- the LOC110535311 gene encoding protein phosphatase 1 regulatory subunit 16A, whose protein sequence is MAEHGELLGEMATIGRLSATERLKHAQKRRAQQLKGWAQMDKDMARSAGKAGQKSNKKGRTRRVVFPNNITLLEAAARNDLEEVRELLNGGVSPDLYNEDGLTALHQCCIDDFVELVQCLLDAGASVNACDSELWTPLHAAATCGHTDLVQLLVQSGAELLAVNADGNMPYDLCEDEATLELLEMVMAEQGITQDRINRCRGAKEMNMLTDIRVLVQNGADLNAQDDNGATLLHIAAANGYLLVGELLLEHRAKVEQKDTDGWTPLHAASCWGQILMVEQLVAHGASLNTKSVLEETPLDVCADEEVRVKLMELKHKHDAIMKSHDRHKGTLQRRASSTGSRGKVVRRVSVNERSSLYRREHHKEAMVWQERGRQAEPQDDDEDRQTDNELHHHVAMAAGTMSRLENEEGAERKSSLGNGGTPLALSASVPGEQWSRGRMDRSASYQLSPASGSGEERDNMTLEKSHQTLADLKRQRAAAKLNKYPAPPLLPPSEEEPPSPTPLQEVTPSRAAQETPSTEVAFPSAVYFTPASGDPPLLKLRAPEEDTSNNTKEPCCGIM, encoded by the exons ATGGCGGAGCACGGCGAGCTGCTCGGTGAGATGGCCACGATTGGGCGTCTGAGCGCCACGGAGCGCTTGAAGCATGCCCAGAAGCGGCGCGCCCAGCAGCTAAAAGGCTGGGCCCAGATGGACAAGGACATGGCCCGCAGCGCGGGTAAGGCCGGCCAGAAAAGCAACAAGAAGGGGCGCACGCGCAGGGTGGTCTTCCCCAACAACATCACTCTGCTGGAGGCTGCAGCCCGCAATGACCTGGAGGAGG TGAGGGAGCTGCTGAACGGTGGAGTCAGTCCAGATCTGTACAACGAGGACGGACTCACTGCCCTTCACCAG TGCTGCATTGATGACTTTGTGGAGCTGGTACAGTGTCTGTTGGATGCCGGGGCCAGTGTGAACGCCTGTGACAGTGAGCTGTGGACGCCACTTCACGCTGCTGCCACCTGTGGACACACAGACCTGGTGCAGCTCCTCGTGCAGTC TGGAGCAGAGCTGCTGGCTGTCAACGCTGATGGCAACATGCCCTATGACCTTTGTGAGGACGAGGCCACTCTGGAGCTGCTAGAGATGGTCATGGCAGAGCAGG gTATAACCCAGGACCGTATAAACCGGTGTCGTGGGGCTAAGGAGATGAATATGCTCACAGATATTCGAGTGCTGGTTCAGAATGGAGCGGACCTGAACGCTCAGGATGACAACGGGGCCACGCTA CTGCACATAGCGGCGGCTAACGGCTACTTGTTGGTGGGGGAGCTGCTACTGGAGCACCGGGCCAAGGTGGAGCAGAAGGACACGGACGGCTGGACACCACTCCACGCCGCCTCCTGCTGGGGACAG ATTCTGATGGTGGAGCAGCTGGTGGCTCATGGGGCCAGTCTCAACACCAAGTCTGTCCTGGAAGAGACGCCGCTGG ATGTGTGTGCTGACGAGGAGGTGAGAGTCAAGCTGATGGAGCTGAAGCACAAACACGACGCAATCATGAAGAGTCATGACCGACACAAGGGCACCTTGCAGAGACGAGCCTCCAGCACTGGCAGCAGAgg TAAGGTGGTGCGGCGTGTGAGCGTCAACGAGCGTTCCAGCCTGTACCGGCGGGAGCACCACAAGGAGGCCATGGTGTGGCAGGAGAGAGGCCGGCAGGCCGAGCCGCAGGACGACGAcgaggacagacagacggacaacGAGCTCCACCATCACGTTGCCATG GCTGCAGGTACCATGTCGAGGCTGGAGAATGAGGAGGGAGCGGAGAGGAAGTCTAGTCTGGGGAACGGTGGGACGCCCCTTGCCCTCTCGGCGTCTGTCCCAGGGGAGCAGTGGAGTAGAGGTCGGATGGACCGTAGTGCCTCCTACCAGCTGAGCCCTGCCTCAGGGTCTGGGGAGGAAAGGGACAACATGACCCTGGAGAAATCCCACCAGACTCTAGCTGACCTGAAACGCCAGCGGGCTGCGGCCAAGCTCAACAAGTACCCCGCCCcacctctactccctccctcagAGGAGgagcctccctctcccacccctctgCAGGAGGTGACCCCCTCCCGAGCCGCCCAGGAGACCCCCAGCACAGAGGTGGCCTTTCCCAGCGCTGTGTACTTCACTCCAGCCAGTGGGGACCCGCCCCTGCTCAAACTACGAGCCCCAGAGGAGGACACGTCCAACAACACCAAGGAGCCCTGCTGTGGAATCAtgtag